From a single Notolabrus celidotus isolate fNotCel1 chromosome 7, fNotCel1.pri, whole genome shotgun sequence genomic region:
- the LOC117815754 gene encoding allatostatin-A receptor-like has product MVNLNNTTTINEPFSGHSAGPLIWYLLPTVVTVPALGLPANALVIRLLLRKPGICSTSEIFTLNLAVFDTLFCIMVIVEYIRLLWVNTQEAGNFLAWGLNQAGGPMLLCMLSLDCYMAVCHPLVFLRLKDPKLRLSLCITQSLITVGSCILVKLKSPFKWKVILVLLSCVIVIISTCSFLILKSLHQAGPSKKEVHPVKKRAFKIVLTAFVLINIHYIPPVIEYLLREFGPESFKPYSALTCVSYIALSMSSFLQPLSYLIRTKQLPTMSCHCCSAAEATSGAINPAVQRS; this is encoded by the coding sequence ATGGTAAACTTAAATAACACAACAACCATTAATGAGCCTTTCTCAGGCCACTCAGCAGGGCCACTTATCTGGTACCTCCTGCCCACAGTAGTCACAGTGCCAGCACTGGGGCTACCAGCAAACGCCCTGGTCATACGCCTTCTACTGAGGAAACCTGGTATCTGCTCCACCTCAGAGATCTTCACACTCAACCTGGCAGTTTTTGACACTCTGTTCTGCATCATGGTCATCGTCGAGTACATCCGTTTACTGTGGGTCAACACGCAGGAGGCTGGCAACTTCCTGGCTTGGGGTTTGAATCAAGCAGGAGGGCCGATGTTGCTCTGCATGCTGAGTCTGGACTGCTACATGGCGGTCTGCCATCCGCTGGTCTTCCTCCGGCTCAAGGATCCAAAACTGCGACTGTCCTTGTGTATCACGCAGAGTCTAATAACGGTTGGATCTTGTATTTTGGTGAAACTCAAGTCTCCCTTCAAGTGGAAAGTCATCTTAGTGCTCCTGAGCTGTGTCATTGTGATCATATCAAcctgcagcttcctgattctCAAGTCCCTCCACCAAGCCGGTCCCAGCAAGAAGGAGGTCCATCCTGTGAAGAAGAGGGCGTTCAAGATAGTGCTGACTGCGTTTGTGCTGATCAACATCCACTACATCCCCCCGGTCATCGAGTACCTGCTCAGGGAGTTTGGCCCAGAGTCTTTCAAGCCCTATTCAGCCCTCACGTGTGTGTCCTACATAGCTCTGTCCATGAGCTCTTTCCTTCAGCCACTGAGTTATCTCATCCGCACCAAACAACTGCCAACAATGAGCTGTCACTGCTGCTCAGCTGCTGAGGCAACATCTGGGGCAATAAACCCAGCAGTGCAACGATCATAA
- the LOC117815749 gene encoding uncharacterized protein LOC117815749 isoform X2: MLFTRFIRRRMSSTLPRHVIWESEGLVAYLHPQPWTPGSVILEHSSPGSLGGSIFHLEKQEFSSWLLGARAVSELLCDKLAVRRCALVSRPRRDRPAQICVLPLHGLDAEWRPHLAGEEEHNTHDPGYCTSRTAPRRSDSSLTDIQTKIRSQLPVPDAPHDLTFLGDDPAHPGLFSRIVRGEQQQWRVWEDERHVAFLTPFPNSPGFTVLVPRRPLTSDIFRLDKEDYEELVLAALKVAKLLEESLGAWGVGLIFEGFEIDYAHAKLIPLLLPPSSGTEDSTRPASPQFYATYPGYVSSEDGPEASQESLKELHVKITQT, from the exons ATGCTGTTTACACGGTTCATTAGAAGAAG AATGTCCTCCACTCTTCCCCGTCATGTCATCTGGGAGTCAGAGGGTCTGGTAGCCTACCTCCATCCACAGCCCTGGACCCCGGGGTCTGTTATCCTGGAACACAGCTCCCCTGGCAGCCTGGGAGGCAGCATCTTCCACCTGGAGAAGCAGGAGTTCTCGTCCTGGCTGTTGGGGGCGAGAGCTgtttcagagctgctgtgtgatAAGCTGGCTGTCCGGAGGTGTGCGCTGGTCAGCAGACCCCGCAGAGACAGACCGGCCCAG ATCTGTGTCCTCCCTTTACATGGTCTTGATGCAGAGTGGCGCCCTCACCTGGCAGGAGAAGAAGAGCACAACACCCACGACCCTGGATACTGCACCTCTAGGACAGCTCCCAGGCGGAGTGACTCCAGCTTGACAGACATTCAAACCAAAATCCGATCCCAGCTCCCCGTCCCTGACGCCCCACATGACCTCACGTTCCTCGGGGACGACCCGGCTCACCCGGGTTTGTTCTCACGGATCGTCCGTggggagcagcagcagtggagagTGTGGGAGGATGAGAGGCACGTGGCCTTTCTCACTCCTTTCCCAAATTCTCCTGGTTTTACCGTGCTGGTCCCGCGTCGACCTTTGACATCTGATATATTCAGACTAGACAAAGAGGACTATGAGGAGCTGGTGCTGGCAGCCCTGAAGGTGGCAAAGCTTCTAGAGGAAAGTTTAGGTGCCTGGGGGGTTGGGCTTATTTTTGAGGGTTTTGAGATTGACTACGCCCACGCCAAGTTGATACCACTGCTTCTACCTCCATCATCAGGCACAGAGGACTCAACTAGACCAGCATCTCCTCAGTTTTACGCCACTTATCCGGGATATGTGAGCTCAGAGGATGGACCTGAAGCCAGCCAAGAAAGTCTGAAGGAACTACACGTCAAAATCACTCAGACTTAA
- the LOC117815751 gene encoding G-protein coupled receptor 4-like, with amino-acid sequence MSNTTLSPASSLFDNSTTTGGPLGPPPWYQYPVCAVAPYGFIFYFGVKVFNLAIGTPCNILVIWKIVSNKSDASTCDIFIFNLAILDAYFCLMTPIEMTNRLLLGDSRIWYAQRFAYGIKDVAPLFLVCICLDRYMAVVHPVVFSGIRDNKIRTGISVVVWGLILAYGFTKCFLGVMSVNEVFSGVILFSFAVMVFCNISVIWVLRRSVAGKEEMHPVKKKALKMVLIILGIIVSNYLPPVALMPFVPYYTFVQFRCQISISVFSIMDLSCSMEPLLYITKMERVGGGCCGGSVTKKSQDVKV; translated from the exons ATGTCCAACACCACCCTGAGCCCTGCCTCCAGCCTCTTTGATAACTCCACCACAACCGGTGGCCCCCTCGGACCTCCACCTTGGTACCAGTATCCGGTCTGTGCCGTTGCCCCTTACGGCTTCATTTTCTACTTTGGGGTCAAGGTGTTCAACCTGGCCATCGGGACGCCGTGTAACATTCTGGTTATCTGGAAGATCGTCAGCAATAAGAGCGACGCGTCCACCTGTGACATCTTCATCTTCAACCTGGCCATCTTGGACGCCTACTTCTGTCTGATGACGCCGATAGAGATGACCAACCGGCTGCTGCTGGGTGACAGTCGCATTTGGTACGCTCAGAGGTTCGCGTACGGGATCAAGGATGTGGCTCCACTCTTTCTC GTTTGTATCTGCCTGGACCGCTACATGGCCGTGGTCCACCCTGTAGTGTTCAGCGGAATCAGAGATAATAAAATCCGGACGGGCATTTCAGTGGTGGTCTGGGGCCTCATCCTGGCGTACGGCTTCACCAAGTGCTTCCTCGGAGTCATGAGCGTCAACGAGGTCTTCAGCGGTGTCATTCTCTTCTCCTTCGCGGTCATGGTCTTCTGCAACATCTCGGTCATCTGGGTCCTCAGGCGCTCCGTGGCAGGAAAGGAGGAGATGCACCCGGTGAAGAAGAAGGCCTTGAAGATGGTGCTGATCATCCTCGGCATCATCGTGTCCAACTACCTCCCGCCTGTGGCTCTCATGCCGTTCGTGCCGTACTACACGTTCGTGCAGTTCCGCTGCCAGATCAGCATCAGCGTGTTCTCCATCATGGATCTGAGCTGCAGCATGGAGCCGCTCCTCTACATCACGAAAATGGAGCGTGTGGGCGGAGGGTGCTGTGGAGGGAGTGTGACTAAGAAGTCTCAGGATGTCAAGGTGTGA
- the LOC117815749 gene encoding uncharacterized protein LOC117815749 isoform X1 has protein sequence MWRRGTTLCTVISVCVYYSTLNYEPRGAGDRMSSTLPRHVIWESEGLVAYLHPQPWTPGSVILEHSSPGSLGGSIFHLEKQEFSSWLLGARAVSELLCDKLAVRRCALVSRPRRDRPAQICVLPLHGLDAEWRPHLAGEEEHNTHDPGYCTSRTAPRRSDSSLTDIQTKIRSQLPVPDAPHDLTFLGDDPAHPGLFSRIVRGEQQQWRVWEDERHVAFLTPFPNSPGFTVLVPRRPLTSDIFRLDKEDYEELVLAALKVAKLLEESLGAWGVGLIFEGFEIDYAHAKLIPLLLPPSSGTEDSTRPASPQFYATYPGYVSSEDGPEASQESLKELHVKITQT, from the exons ATGTGGAGAAGAGGAACTACTCTCTGCACTGttatctctgtttgtgtttattactCCACTTTAAACTACGAGCCGAGAGGAGCAGGGGACAG AATGTCCTCCACTCTTCCCCGTCATGTCATCTGGGAGTCAGAGGGTCTGGTAGCCTACCTCCATCCACAGCCCTGGACCCCGGGGTCTGTTATCCTGGAACACAGCTCCCCTGGCAGCCTGGGAGGCAGCATCTTCCACCTGGAGAAGCAGGAGTTCTCGTCCTGGCTGTTGGGGGCGAGAGCTgtttcagagctgctgtgtgatAAGCTGGCTGTCCGGAGGTGTGCGCTGGTCAGCAGACCCCGCAGAGACAGACCGGCCCAG ATCTGTGTCCTCCCTTTACATGGTCTTGATGCAGAGTGGCGCCCTCACCTGGCAGGAGAAGAAGAGCACAACACCCACGACCCTGGATACTGCACCTCTAGGACAGCTCCCAGGCGGAGTGACTCCAGCTTGACAGACATTCAAACCAAAATCCGATCCCAGCTCCCCGTCCCTGACGCCCCACATGACCTCACGTTCCTCGGGGACGACCCGGCTCACCCGGGTTTGTTCTCACGGATCGTCCGTggggagcagcagcagtggagagTGTGGGAGGATGAGAGGCACGTGGCCTTTCTCACTCCTTTCCCAAATTCTCCTGGTTTTACCGTGCTGGTCCCGCGTCGACCTTTGACATCTGATATATTCAGACTAGACAAAGAGGACTATGAGGAGCTGGTGCTGGCAGCCCTGAAGGTGGCAAAGCTTCTAGAGGAAAGTTTAGGTGCCTGGGGGGTTGGGCTTATTTTTGAGGGTTTTGAGATTGACTACGCCCACGCCAAGTTGATACCACTGCTTCTACCTCCATCATCAGGCACAGAGGACTCAACTAGACCAGCATCTCCTCAGTTTTACGCCACTTATCCGGGATATGTGAGCTCAGAGGATGGACCTGAAGCCAGCCAAGAAAGTCTGAAGGAACTACACGTCAAAATCACTCAGACTTAA